In Megalopta genalis isolate 19385.01 chromosome 16, iyMegGena1_principal, whole genome shotgun sequence, the following are encoded in one genomic region:
- the Ptip gene encoding PAX transcription activation domain interacting protein isoform X2, with translation MCVSDQYCTHLIAGKAAGFKYETATRHPIQIVTPDWVTECCRKGTIISEVEFHPRLLLYPNSSTAMITGFMDEDTDNNITQEEQDRTKAMLEQLKQRMPWNQPSPPVASSTSHNVNTNNATIATLPFSTNGQSTVSTQQLHLTCPTATTSLSNASTIVSSVSDQNVTQTGWLPQVSQQNNVPQMKSVPQIQQSEVPSQQQQQQQQQMNMQHTILQQQQMTQQLTQHPQLQQTYTQQQILNQQPSPQLTQQPQLIGAQQPLMSQQPQQMNSQIPQHQLSSSQQLLTQQQKQLNQQQILSQQQHIPPQQQITSQQQLVQQQQVQLTSQQQQIVLQQQQQQIATPSQQIGTHQLNQQQAPPQQLTSEQRQIILLQQQQHQQQKIQQISQQLQQSAPQGSQQFVIRDGQLQQQPPNQPLMGPNQQSFIVQRDSQWQQQQYHLQLQRQQQQQIGAQRPSGQWAQQPPQQPRQLIQLDAQTHQQLQQMDPQQRAQFIQKIQKQKNLLLQRQMQNRQAQQGAHIAVIRSPGKPVQPGGLQWVQQPRPQMIGPQLAQTPGQKPVHPGVQPPALTPINSSNQVIVQTGQNVQGPQPAQPGQTFPQGQPLTPQHIAQLHMQKQQMARLQQLQHLQQQQQQQQQQQQSAQQEPPLASLPNNVQISPDQQLVVNAKTKTALANMLTNRLQGSATEGSAAGQLRLMTAQHRPPPPPSQDPQLLAAYQRRTVANITNGAPPGAPIKMQYAPVMPQAKAQFYGHNPNLKLPPDLFLLGCIFVIVEYDVQRPNDVTVWKQVIERHGGEVEPQYCTRATHVLAITQKHPTVVQALREGKRCVSAHWLSDVVNKQQVLPPWHALHFPTPFSLTELPCAKQIVSLSGFEGEERTKVKYMLEALGSKVTNYFTRHNTLLVCRRPDGQKYKKAREWQTGVVNAQWLTDLLCGQMNALHQIENPKYQQYSLSNPFRLDYSLVPHLMAAWKMPINITQESYDKVKQVGQGPNSIRKYKKPRLDGPLLNKDPHLLGLEEPVVVSNPDPPPPDKQPRILFSGINPRKHAKRIRELGGAMAASWRDATHLVMSTPIRTLKFVCCLSRCKYIVTLQWLLDCFARNTFLDESGYMLGDPEFEKNFNFSIEKALASPNRGTVLKGKIFYVTPSVIPSPSAIAEIIESAGGTMEKTRRSLAQIQEMNSNKLTYIIVTHENDLHLLSDVLRANISVFTAEIVLGAVARQYFQADQA, from the exons ATGTGTGTCTCAG ACCAGTATTGCACTCACTTAATTGCCGGAAAGGCTGCTGGCTTCAAATATGAAACTGCTACAAGGCACCCGATACAAATTGTAACCCCAGATTGGGTAACAGAATGCTGTAGAAAAGGAACTATTATAAGTGAAGTGGAATTTCACCCTAGACTTTTACTATATCCAAATAGTTCCACAGCTATGATTACCGGTTTCATGGATGAAGACACAGATAACAATATTacgcaagaagaacaagacagAACTAAAGCCATGTTGGAACAACTTAAACAACGTATGCCTTGGAATCAACCAAGTCCACCTGTAGCTTCTAGTACATCGCATAATGTCAATACCAATAATGCAACCATAGCAACACTTCCTTTCTCCACAAATGGGCAAAGTACCGTTAGTACGCAACAGCTACATCTTACGTGCCCAACTGCTACAACAAGTTTATCGAATGCTTCCACAATCGTGTCTTCTGTATCCGATCAAAATGTTACTCAAACTGGCTGGTTACCTCAAGTGTCTCAACAAAATAATGTTCCCCAAATGAAATCTGTGCCACAGATACAACAATCAGAGGTACCAtctcaacaacagcaacagcaacaacaacaaatgAATATGCAGCATACGATACTGCAACAGCAACAAATGACGCAACAGCTTACGCAGCATCCACAATTACAACAAACGTACACTCAACAACAGATTTTAAATCAACAACCGTCTCCTCAATTAACGCAGCAACCGCAATTAATAGGAGCGCAACAACCGTTAATGTCGCAGCAACCGCAACAGATGAATTCGCAAATACCTCAACATCAATTGTCATCTTCGCAACAGCTGTTGACGCAACAACAGAAACAATTGAATCAACAACAGATACTTTCTCAGCAGCAACACATACCGCCGCAGCAACAAATTACATCTCAACAACAACTGGtccaacaacaacaagtgcAATTAACATCCCAGCAACAACAAATAGTTCttcaacagcaacagcaacaaatTGCAACGCCATCGCAACAGATTGGAACACATCAGTTGAATCAGCAGCAAGCTCCACCGCAGCAGTTAACCTCTGAACAACGACAAATAATATTGCTACAGCAACAGCAGCATCAACAACAAAAAATTCAGCAAATTtcacaacaactacaacaatcCGCACCTCAAGGTTCTCAGCAATTTGTTATAAGGGATGGTCAGTTGCAGCAACAGCCACCGAACCAGCCATTGATGGGACCAAATCAACAGAGTTTTATTGTACAGAGAGATTCACAATGGCAACAGCAACAGTATCATCTACAATTACAAagacagcagcagcaacagatcGGTGCTCAGAGACCAAGCGGACAATGGGCTCAACAACCGCCTCAACAGCCAAGACAGTTGATCCAGTTGGATGCCCAAACCCatcaacaattacaacaaatgGATCCACAGCAAAGAGCCCAATTTATCCAGAAGATACAGAAGCAGAAAAACCTATTGTTGCAAAGGCAGATGCAAAATCGCCAAGCACAACAAGGAGCCCATATCGCGGTCATTAGGAGTCCCGGTAAACCAGTGCAACCGGGTGGCTTGCAATGGGTGCAGCAGCCAAGACCGCAGATGATAGGGCCGCAACTAGCACAGACTCCTGGTCAGAAACCAGTACACCCCGGCGTTCAGCCACCAGCTTTAACGCCGATCAATTCTTCCAACCAAGTTATCGTGCAAACCGGGCAAAATGTGCAAGGTCCCCAACCTGCTCAGCCAGGGCAGACGTTCCCACAGGGCCAGCCCTTGACTCCACAACACATAGCCCAGTTGCACATGCAGAAACAACAAATGGCGAGACTGCAGCAGTTGCAACACttgcagcaacagcagcaacaacagcagcaacagcaacaaagTGCACAGCAAGAACCACCTCTTGCATCCTTACCCAATAACGTTCAAATATCGCCGGACCAGCAGTTAGTTGTCAACGCGAAAACGAAAACAGCGTTGGCGAATATGTTGACAAACAGATTGCAAGGTAGCGCGACCGAAGGAAGTGCTGCTGGTCAGCTAAGGTTAATGACCGCCCAACACAGACCACCACCGCCACCGTCTCAGGACCCGCAACTGCTTGCCGCTTATCAACGGAGAACCGTGGCGAACATCACGAATGGGGCGCCGCCCGGGGCCCCGATAAAGATGCAGTACGCCCCCGTGATGCCGCAAGCAAAAGCCCAGTTCTACGGACACAATCCAAATCTAAAAC TGCCACCAGATCTATTTTTGCTAGGCTGTATctttgttattgttgaatacGACGTGCAACGTCCGAACGACGTCACCGTATGGAAACAAGTGATCGAGAGACATGGCGGCGAAGTGGAGCCGCAATATTGCACCCGGGCCACCCACGTGCTCGCGATCACGCAGAAACACCCTACGGTGGTGCAGGCGTTGCGGGAAGGGAAACGCTGTGTCAGTGCCCACTGGCTGTCCGATGTTGTCAATAAACAGCAGGTACTACCGCCTTGGCACGCGCTGCATTTTCCGACACCGTTCAGCTTGACAGAGCTTCCgtgcgcgaaacaaattgtaTCGTTGTCTGGATTTGAAGGGGAGGAGCGCACCAAAGTCAAGTACATGCTGGAAGCCTTGGGGTCGAAAGTTACCAATTACTTTACCCGGCACAACACTCTTCTCGTTTGCAGAAG ACCCGACGGTCAAAAATACAAAAAGGCACGGGAATGGCAAACTGGAGTAGTAAATGCGCAATGGTTGACAGACTTGCTGTGCGGGCAAATGAATGCCCTGCATCAAATCGAGAACCCGAAGTATCAACAATACAGTCTCAGCAATCCGTTCAGATTGGATTATTCGCTAGTGCCTCATTTAATGG CTGCGTGGAAAATGCCAATAAACATTACCCAAGAGTCTTATGATAAAGTAAAACAGGTTGGTCAGGGTCCAAACTCGATAAGAAAGTATAAGAAACCGCGGCTAGACGGCCCGTTGCTGAACAAAGATCCACATTTATTGGGCTTGGAGGAGCCCGTGGTTGTCAGTAATCCCGATCCTCCGCCTCCAGATAAGCAACCGAGGATATTATTTTCTGGTATTAATCCTAGAAAACACGCAAAG AGGATTCGGGAATTAGGTGGTGCAATGGCTGCCAGTTGGCGGGATGCTACACATCTCGTGATGTCAACACCGATAAGAACTTTAAAATTTGTGTGTTGTCTATCACGTTGTAAATATATTGTCACGTTACAGTggttactcgattgtttcgcaagaaacaCGTTCTTAGATGAAAGTGGATATATGCTCGGTGATCCAGAGTTTgagaaaaattttaattttagtaTTGAAAAGGCTCTGGCAAGCCCTAACCGTGGAACAGTACTTAAG GgtaaaatattttatgtaaCACCAAGTGTTATACCGTCGCCATCGGCGATCGCAGAAATTATTGAGAGTGCAGGTGGAACAATGGAAAAAACGCGAAGATCCCTCGCGCAGATCCAAGAGATGAATAGTAATAAATTAACTTATATCATTGTTACTCATGAGAACGACCTGCATCTACTTTCCGATGTTTTACGTGCAAATATCA GTGTGTTCACTGCAGAGATCGTGTTAGGGGCAGTCGCACGACAATACTTCCAAGCAGATCAAGCATGA
- the Ptip gene encoding PAX transcription activation domain interacting protein isoform X1: MGDIRAGLEELKLDGALFADVKYYVSGEGDPKILNLLQESGAERSNYFSDFVTHLIAGYDALENDISAAKDIYEIPAVTQNWILYSVKCNKLLPPHYFSPEDAQLFSNVRACVSQVSRADSKSLWAMITLQGGKCQLRLDQYCTHLIAGKAAGFKYETATRHPIQIVTPDWVTECCRKGTIISEVEFHPRLLLYPNSSTAMITGFMDEDTDNNITQEEQDRTKAMLEQLKQRMPWNQPSPPVASSTSHNVNTNNATIATLPFSTNGQSTVSTQQLHLTCPTATTSLSNASTIVSSVSDQNVTQTGWLPQVSQQNNVPQMKSVPQIQQSEVPSQQQQQQQQQMNMQHTILQQQQMTQQLTQHPQLQQTYTQQQILNQQPSPQLTQQPQLIGAQQPLMSQQPQQMNSQIPQHQLSSSQQLLTQQQKQLNQQQILSQQQHIPPQQQITSQQQLVQQQQVQLTSQQQQIVLQQQQQQIATPSQQIGTHQLNQQQAPPQQLTSEQRQIILLQQQQHQQQKIQQISQQLQQSAPQGSQQFVIRDGQLQQQPPNQPLMGPNQQSFIVQRDSQWQQQQYHLQLQRQQQQQIGAQRPSGQWAQQPPQQPRQLIQLDAQTHQQLQQMDPQQRAQFIQKIQKQKNLLLQRQMQNRQAQQGAHIAVIRSPGKPVQPGGLQWVQQPRPQMIGPQLAQTPGQKPVHPGVQPPALTPINSSNQVIVQTGQNVQGPQPAQPGQTFPQGQPLTPQHIAQLHMQKQQMARLQQLQHLQQQQQQQQQQQQSAQQEPPLASLPNNVQISPDQQLVVNAKTKTALANMLTNRLQGSATEGSAAGQLRLMTAQHRPPPPPSQDPQLLAAYQRRTVANITNGAPPGAPIKMQYAPVMPQAKAQFYGHNPNLKLPPDLFLLGCIFVIVEYDVQRPNDVTVWKQVIERHGGEVEPQYCTRATHVLAITQKHPTVVQALREGKRCVSAHWLSDVVNKQQVLPPWHALHFPTPFSLTELPCAKQIVSLSGFEGEERTKVKYMLEALGSKVTNYFTRHNTLLVCRRPDGQKYKKAREWQTGVVNAQWLTDLLCGQMNALHQIENPKYQQYSLSNPFRLDYSLVPHLMAAWKMPINITQESYDKVKQVGQGPNSIRKYKKPRLDGPLLNKDPHLLGLEEPVVVSNPDPPPPDKQPRILFSGINPRKHAKRIRELGGAMAASWRDATHLVMSTPIRTLKFVCCLSRCKYIVTLQWLLDCFARNTFLDESGYMLGDPEFEKNFNFSIEKALASPNRGTVLKGKIFYVTPSVIPSPSAIAEIIESAGGTMEKTRRSLAQIQEMNSNKLTYIIVTHENDLHLLSDVLRANISVFTAEIVLGAVARQYFQADQA, translated from the exons ATGGGCGATATAAGGGCCGGCCTCGAAGAATTAAAACTCGATGGTGCCCTGTTCGCCGATGTTAAATACTACGTCAGTGGCGAAGGTGATCCCAAG ATATTAAATTTACTACAAGAAAGTGGCGCGGAAAGATCGAATTATTTTAGTGATTTTGTTACACATTTAATAGCAGGCTATGATGCGTTGGAAAATGATATTTCCGCTGCAAAGGATATTTATGAAATACCAGCAGTTACACAGAACTGGATTTTATATTCTGTTAAATGTAACAAACTTCTACC GCCACATTATTTTTCACCCGAAGATGCACAATTGTTTTCGAATGTACGAGCATGTGTGTCTCAGGTAAGCCGTGCTGATAGCAAAAGTCTATGGGCAATGATCACATTACAAGGTGGTAAATGTCAATTACGTTTAGACCAGTATTGCACTCACTTAATTGCCGGAAAGGCTGCTGGCTTCAAATATGAAACTGCTACAAGGCACCCGATACAAATTGTAACCCCAGATTGGGTAACAGAATGCTGTAGAAAAGGAACTATTATAAGTGAAGTGGAATTTCACCCTAGACTTTTACTATATCCAAATAGTTCCACAGCTATGATTACCGGTTTCATGGATGAAGACACAGATAACAATATTacgcaagaagaacaagacagAACTAAAGCCATGTTGGAACAACTTAAACAACGTATGCCTTGGAATCAACCAAGTCCACCTGTAGCTTCTAGTACATCGCATAATGTCAATACCAATAATGCAACCATAGCAACACTTCCTTTCTCCACAAATGGGCAAAGTACCGTTAGTACGCAACAGCTACATCTTACGTGCCCAACTGCTACAACAAGTTTATCGAATGCTTCCACAATCGTGTCTTCTGTATCCGATCAAAATGTTACTCAAACTGGCTGGTTACCTCAAGTGTCTCAACAAAATAATGTTCCCCAAATGAAATCTGTGCCACAGATACAACAATCAGAGGTACCAtctcaacaacagcaacagcaacaacaacaaatgAATATGCAGCATACGATACTGCAACAGCAACAAATGACGCAACAGCTTACGCAGCATCCACAATTACAACAAACGTACACTCAACAACAGATTTTAAATCAACAACCGTCTCCTCAATTAACGCAGCAACCGCAATTAATAGGAGCGCAACAACCGTTAATGTCGCAGCAACCGCAACAGATGAATTCGCAAATACCTCAACATCAATTGTCATCTTCGCAACAGCTGTTGACGCAACAACAGAAACAATTGAATCAACAACAGATACTTTCTCAGCAGCAACACATACCGCCGCAGCAACAAATTACATCTCAACAACAACTGGtccaacaacaacaagtgcAATTAACATCCCAGCAACAACAAATAGTTCttcaacagcaacagcaacaaatTGCAACGCCATCGCAACAGATTGGAACACATCAGTTGAATCAGCAGCAAGCTCCACCGCAGCAGTTAACCTCTGAACAACGACAAATAATATTGCTACAGCAACAGCAGCATCAACAACAAAAAATTCAGCAAATTtcacaacaactacaacaatcCGCACCTCAAGGTTCTCAGCAATTTGTTATAAGGGATGGTCAGTTGCAGCAACAGCCACCGAACCAGCCATTGATGGGACCAAATCAACAGAGTTTTATTGTACAGAGAGATTCACAATGGCAACAGCAACAGTATCATCTACAATTACAAagacagcagcagcaacagatcGGTGCTCAGAGACCAAGCGGACAATGGGCTCAACAACCGCCTCAACAGCCAAGACAGTTGATCCAGTTGGATGCCCAAACCCatcaacaattacaacaaatgGATCCACAGCAAAGAGCCCAATTTATCCAGAAGATACAGAAGCAGAAAAACCTATTGTTGCAAAGGCAGATGCAAAATCGCCAAGCACAACAAGGAGCCCATATCGCGGTCATTAGGAGTCCCGGTAAACCAGTGCAACCGGGTGGCTTGCAATGGGTGCAGCAGCCAAGACCGCAGATGATAGGGCCGCAACTAGCACAGACTCCTGGTCAGAAACCAGTACACCCCGGCGTTCAGCCACCAGCTTTAACGCCGATCAATTCTTCCAACCAAGTTATCGTGCAAACCGGGCAAAATGTGCAAGGTCCCCAACCTGCTCAGCCAGGGCAGACGTTCCCACAGGGCCAGCCCTTGACTCCACAACACATAGCCCAGTTGCACATGCAGAAACAACAAATGGCGAGACTGCAGCAGTTGCAACACttgcagcaacagcagcaacaacagcagcaacagcaacaaagTGCACAGCAAGAACCACCTCTTGCATCCTTACCCAATAACGTTCAAATATCGCCGGACCAGCAGTTAGTTGTCAACGCGAAAACGAAAACAGCGTTGGCGAATATGTTGACAAACAGATTGCAAGGTAGCGCGACCGAAGGAAGTGCTGCTGGTCAGCTAAGGTTAATGACCGCCCAACACAGACCACCACCGCCACCGTCTCAGGACCCGCAACTGCTTGCCGCTTATCAACGGAGAACCGTGGCGAACATCACGAATGGGGCGCCGCCCGGGGCCCCGATAAAGATGCAGTACGCCCCCGTGATGCCGCAAGCAAAAGCCCAGTTCTACGGACACAATCCAAATCTAAAAC TGCCACCAGATCTATTTTTGCTAGGCTGTATctttgttattgttgaatacGACGTGCAACGTCCGAACGACGTCACCGTATGGAAACAAGTGATCGAGAGACATGGCGGCGAAGTGGAGCCGCAATATTGCACCCGGGCCACCCACGTGCTCGCGATCACGCAGAAACACCCTACGGTGGTGCAGGCGTTGCGGGAAGGGAAACGCTGTGTCAGTGCCCACTGGCTGTCCGATGTTGTCAATAAACAGCAGGTACTACCGCCTTGGCACGCGCTGCATTTTCCGACACCGTTCAGCTTGACAGAGCTTCCgtgcgcgaaacaaattgtaTCGTTGTCTGGATTTGAAGGGGAGGAGCGCACCAAAGTCAAGTACATGCTGGAAGCCTTGGGGTCGAAAGTTACCAATTACTTTACCCGGCACAACACTCTTCTCGTTTGCAGAAG ACCCGACGGTCAAAAATACAAAAAGGCACGGGAATGGCAAACTGGAGTAGTAAATGCGCAATGGTTGACAGACTTGCTGTGCGGGCAAATGAATGCCCTGCATCAAATCGAGAACCCGAAGTATCAACAATACAGTCTCAGCAATCCGTTCAGATTGGATTATTCGCTAGTGCCTCATTTAATGG CTGCGTGGAAAATGCCAATAAACATTACCCAAGAGTCTTATGATAAAGTAAAACAGGTTGGTCAGGGTCCAAACTCGATAAGAAAGTATAAGAAACCGCGGCTAGACGGCCCGTTGCTGAACAAAGATCCACATTTATTGGGCTTGGAGGAGCCCGTGGTTGTCAGTAATCCCGATCCTCCGCCTCCAGATAAGCAACCGAGGATATTATTTTCTGGTATTAATCCTAGAAAACACGCAAAG AGGATTCGGGAATTAGGTGGTGCAATGGCTGCCAGTTGGCGGGATGCTACACATCTCGTGATGTCAACACCGATAAGAACTTTAAAATTTGTGTGTTGTCTATCACGTTGTAAATATATTGTCACGTTACAGTggttactcgattgtttcgcaagaaacaCGTTCTTAGATGAAAGTGGATATATGCTCGGTGATCCAGAGTTTgagaaaaattttaattttagtaTTGAAAAGGCTCTGGCAAGCCCTAACCGTGGAACAGTACTTAAG GgtaaaatattttatgtaaCACCAAGTGTTATACCGTCGCCATCGGCGATCGCAGAAATTATTGAGAGTGCAGGTGGAACAATGGAAAAAACGCGAAGATCCCTCGCGCAGATCCAAGAGATGAATAGTAATAAATTAACTTATATCATTGTTACTCATGAGAACGACCTGCATCTACTTTCCGATGTTTTACGTGCAAATATCA GTGTGTTCACTGCAGAGATCGTGTTAGGGGCAGTCGCACGACAATACTTCCAAGCAGATCAAGCATGA